The Engystomops pustulosus chromosome 4, aEngPut4.maternal, whole genome shotgun sequence genome contains a region encoding:
- the LOC140128448 gene encoding uncharacterized protein, producing the protein MKLVTVIVTLSLLLFYCLNDHVGSYPFGKSSSSSSEEQSLLDQEGDDQSLNTSDYNGSEENGQFAEKKEKNLEYDKSRKKQILCKEEYYESEDNEQLDNSAAQTGYKTQDNNIESTTKQSDGSRGDKYTETTATLDDVETNTKEPPESSSTTGDNQLPVVDNSDQSGYMTQEQEISKDYPNKSNDGKEVKDREETDKQDISDIDKDLKSTFEEYGKDHISEVVITKPASYDSIKPQEQNIEHTYTQSEYKTENKENEKTTTAEPSAIISAYSSMDNNQPAEIDHEYKVITATEPSVDISDQSLYIKQDDQEEFTTSEPTEVSTASSFTAYNQPPVIDISEQTEYIKQDDQEEATTTEPSDDTSAYPFTAYNQPPVIDGSGQTDYIKQDNQEEAITTEPTEGSSAHLFTPYNQQHVIDISEQTGYIKQDNQEEATTTDPSGGSLAYPSTPYNQPPIVDNTEHDNQEGSITTEPTDGISEYSSTIDIQPHEIEDDYTKTTPTEPSDSSATYPFIIYNQPAVIDSSDQTGDIKQDDQEEATTTEPSEGSLAYPSTAYIQPPVIDSSDQTGDIKQDDQEEATTTEPSEGSLAYPSTAYIQPPVIDSSDQTGDIKQDDQEEATTTEPSEGSLAYPSTAYIQPPVIDSSGQTGYIKQDDQEESSTKEPTDGIPAYPSTVDIQPHEVEDDFTKTTAAEPSEGSSAYPSTAYNQPAVVDNTDQSGYIKQDNQEGSTTTEPIDGIPAYSSTIDIQPHEIEDDYTKTTPTEPSDSSATYPFIIYNQPAVIDSSDQTGDIKQDDQEEATTTEPSEGSLAYPSTAYIQSPVIDSSDQTGDIKQDDQEEATTTEPSEGSLAYPSTAYIQPPVIDSSDQTGDIKQDDQEEATTTEPSEGSLAYPSTAYIQPPVIDSSGQTGYIKQDDQEESSTKEPTDGIPAYPSTVDIQPHEVEDDFTKTTAAEPSEGSSAYPSTAYNQPAVVDNTDQSGYIKQDNQEGSTTTEPIDGIPAYSSTIDIQPHEIEDDYTKTTPTEPSDSSATYPFIIYNQPAVIDSSDQTGDIKQDDQEEATTTEPSEGSLAYPSTAYIQSPVIDSSDQTGDIKQDDQEEATTTEPSEGSLAYPSTAYIQPPVIDSSDQTGDIKQDDQEEATTTEQSEGSLAYPSTAYIQPPVIDSSGQTGYIKQDDQEESSTKEPTDGIPAYPSTVDIQPHEVEDDFTKTTAAEPSEGSSAYPSTAYNQPAVVDNTDQSGYIKQDNQEGSTTTEPIDGIPAYSSTIDIQPHEIEDDYTKTTPTEPSDSSATYPFIIYNQPPVVDSSDQIGDIKQDDQEESTTSDPPDGISAYSSTVDHQLPEVNDDYKRTTATEPTEGSLAYPSTEYIQPPVIDSSGQTGYIKQDDQEESTTKEPTDGIPAYPSTVNIQPHEVEDDFTKTTAAEPSEGSSAYPSTAYNQPAVVDNTDQSGYIKQDNQEGSTTTEPTDGIPAYSSTIDIQPHEIEDDYTKTTPTEPSDSSATYPFIIYNQPAVIDSSDQTGDIKQDDQEEATTTEPSEGSLPYPFTAYIQPPVIDSSGQTGYIKQDDQEESTTKEPSEGSLAYPSTVDHQLPEVNDDYKRTTATEPSEGSLAYPSTEYIQPPVIDSSGQTKYIKQDDQEESTTKEPTDGIPGYPSTLDIQPHEVEDDFTKTTAAEPSEGSSAYPSTAYKQPPVVDSSDQIGDIKQDDQEEATTSDPPDGISAYSSTVDHQLPEVNDDYKRTTATEPTEGSLAYPSTAYIQPPVIDSSGQTGYKKQDDQEESTTKEPTDGIPVYPSTVDIQPHEVEDDFTKTTAAEPSEGSSAYPSTAYKQPPVVDNTDQSGYIKQDNQEGSTTTEPIDGIPAYSSTIDIQPHEIEDDYTKTTPTEPSDSSATYPFIIYNQPAVIDSSDQTGDIKQDDQEEATTTEPSEGSSAYPSTVDDEPREVEDDYKRTTATEPSDDSSAYPFTAYNQPPIDNTDQSGSIQQDNQEEAATTELSDASSTVDNEPHEVDDYKGTTATDDSGNEYSEYSDDYDNIGYGCPSHDDKSKDNSKNRSKNKSKGNSKDKSEDNPKDKKSKNKSKDNSKDDKSKDKSKDNSKDDKSKDNSEDDKSPK; encoded by the exons GGAGATGACCAGTCATTGAATACAAGTGAT tACAATGGATCTGAAGAAAACGGACAATTTGCTGAGAAAAAGGAAAAG AATTTAGAATATGACAAAAGTAGGAAAAAGCAAATATTG TGCAAAGAAGAATATTATGAAAGTGAAGATAATGAACAATTAGATAATAGTGCAGCACAAACTGGCTATAAAACACAAGATAATAATATAGAAAGTACAACAAAACAATCAGATGGTAGTCGAGGTGACAAATACACAGAAACTACTGCAACACTGGATGATGTTGAAACTAATACAAAGGAACCACCAGAAAGTAGTTCAACTACAGGAGACAATCAACTGCCTGTGGTAGATAACAGTGACCAATCTGGATACATGACACAGGAACAGGAAATCAGTAAAGATTACCCTAACAAGTCTAATGATGGGAAAGAAGTGAAGGACAGAGAAGAAACAGATAAACAGGATATTTCTGATATTGATAAAGACCTAAAATCCACATTTGAAGAATATGGAAAGGATCATATATCAGAGGTTGTAATCACTAAACCTGCTTCATATGATTCTATTAAACCTCAAGAGCAAAACATtgaacatacatatacacaatctgaatataaaacagaaaacaaagaaaatgaaaaaactaCTACAGCAGAACCATCAGCAATTATTTCAGCATACTCATCTATGGACAATAATCAACCAGCTGAAATAGATCATGAATACAAAGTAATTACTGCAACAGAACCATCAGTAGATATCAGTGACCAGTCTCTATATATAAAACAGGATGACCAAGAAGAATTTACCACTTCAGAACCAACTGAGGTTAGTACAGCATCTTCATTTACTGCATACAATCAACCACCTGTGATAGATATCAGCGAGCAGACTGAATATATAAAACAGGATGACCAAGAAGAAGCTACCACTACAGAACCATCAGACGATACTTCAGCATATCCGTTTACTGCATATAATCAACCACCTGTAATAGATGGCAGTGGCCAGACTGACTATATAAAACAGGATAATCAAGAAGAAGCTATCACTACAGAACCAACAGAGGGTAGTTCAGCACATTTGTTTACCCCGTACAATCAGCAACATGTGATAGATATAAGTGAACAGACTGGATACATAAAACAGGATAACCAAGAAGAAGCTACCACTACAGATCCATCAGGGGGTAGTTTAGCATATCCATCTACCCCATACAATCAACCACCTATAGTAGATAACACTGAACATGATAACCAAGAAGGATCTATCACTACAGAACCAACAGATGGTATTTCAGAATATTCATCTACAATAGATATTCAACCACATGAAATAGAAGATGATTACACGAAAACAACTCCAACAGAACCATCAGACAGTAGTGCAACATATCCATTTATCATATACAATCAGCCAGCTGTAATAGATAGCAGTGACCAGACTGGAGATATAAAACAGGATGACCAAGAAGAAGCTACCACTACAGAACCATCAGAGGGTAGTTTAGCATATCCATCTACTGCATACATTCAACCACCTGTAATAGATAGCAGTGACCAGACTGGAGATATAAAACAGGATGACCAAGAAGAAGCTACTACTACAGAACCATCAGAGGGTAGTTTAGCATATCCATCTACTGCATACATTCAACCACCTGTAATAGATAGCAGTGACCAGACTGGAGATATTAAACAGGATGACCAAGAAGAAGCTACCACTACAGAACCATCAGAGGGTAGTTTAGCATATCCATCTACTGCATACATTCAACCACCTGTAATAGATAGCAGTGGCCAAACTGGATACATAAAACAGGATGACCAAGAAGAATCTAGCACTAAAGAACCAACAGATGGTATTCCAGCATATCCATCTACAGTAGATATTCAACCACATGAAGTAGAAGATGATTTCACGAAAACAACTGCAGCAGAACCATCAGAGGGTAGTTCAGCATATCCATCTACTGCATACAATCAGCCAGCTGTGGTAGATAACACTGATCAGTCTGGATATATAAAACAGGATAACCAAGAAGGATCTACCACTACAGAACCAATAGATGGTATTCCAGCATATTCATCTACAATAGATATTCAACCACATGAAATAGAAGATGATTACACGAAAACAACTCCAACAGAACCATCAGACAGTAGTGCAACATATCCATTTATCATATACAATCAGCCAGCTGTAATAGATAGCAGTGACCAGACTGGAGATATAAAACAGGATGACCAAGAAGAAGCTACCACTACAGAACCATCAGAGGGTAGTTTAGCATATCCATCTACTGCATACATTCAATCACCTGTAATAGATAGCAGTGACCAGACTGGAGATATAAAACAGGATGACCAAGAAGAAGCTACCACTACAGAACCATCAGAGGGTAGTTTAGCATATCCATCTACTGCATACATTCAACCACCTGTAATAGATAGCAGTGACCAGACTGGAGATATTAAACAGGATGACCAAGAAGAAGCTACCACTACAGAACCATCAGAGGGTAGTTTAGCATATCCATCTACTGCATACATTCAACCACCTGTAATAGATAGCAGTGGCCAAACTGGATACATAAAACAGGATGACCAAGAAGAATCTAGCACTAAAGAACCAACAGATGGTATTCCAGCATATCCATCTACAGTAGATATTCAACCACATGAAGTAGAAGATGATTTCACGAAAACAACTGCAGCAGAACCATCAGAGGGTAGTTCAGCATATCCATCTACTGCATACAATCAGCCAGCTGTGGTAGATAACACTGATCAGTCTGGATATATAAAACAGGATAACCAAGAAGGATCTACCACTACAGAACCAATAGATGGTATTCCAGCATATTCATCTACAATAGATATTCAACCACATGAAATAGAAGATGATTACACGAAAACAACTCCAACAGAACCATCAGACAGTAGTGCAACATATCCATTTATCATATACAATCAGCCAGCTGTAATAGATAGCAGTGACCAGACTGGAGATATAAAACAGGATGACCAAGAAGAAGCTACCACTACAGAACCATCAGAGGGTAGTTTAGCATATCCATCTACTGCATACATTCAATCACCTGTAATAGATAGCAGTGACCAGACTGGAGATATAAAACAGGATGACCAAGAAGAAGCTACCACTACAGAACCATCAGAGGGTAGTTTAGCATATCCATCTACTGCATACATTCAACCACCTGTAATAGATAGCAGTGACCAGACTGGAGATATTAAACAGGATGACCAAGAAGAAGCTACCACTACAGAACAATCAGAGGGTAGTTTAGCATATCCATCTACTGCATACATTCAACCACCTGTAATAGATAGCAGTGGCCAAACTGGATACATAAAACAGGATGACCAAGAAGAATCTAGCACTAAAGAACCAACAGATGGTATTCCAGCATATCCATCTACAGTAGATATTCAACCACATGAAGTAGAAGATGATTTCACGAAAACAACTGCAGCAGAACCATCAGAGGGTAGTTCAGCATATCCATCTACTGCATACAATCAGCCAGCTGTGGTAGATAACACTGATCAGTCTGGATATATAAAACAGGATAACCAAGAAGGATCTACCACTACAGAACCAATAGATGGTATTCCAGCATATTCATCTACAATAGATATTCAACCACATGAAATAGAAGATGATTACACGAAAACAACTCCAACAGAACCATCAGACAGTAGTGCAACATATCCATTTATCATATACAATCAGCCACCTGTGGTAGATAGCAGTGACCAGATTGGAGATATAAAACAGGATGACCAAGAAGAATCTACCACTTCAGATCCACCAGATGGTATTTCAGCATATTCATCTACAGTAGATCATCAACTACCTGAAGTAAATGATGATTACAAGAGAACTACTGCAACGGAACCGACAGAGGGTAGTTTAGCATATCCATCTACTGAATACATTCAACCACCTGTAATAGATAGCAGTGGCCAAACTGGATACATAAAACAGGATGACCAAGAAGAATCTACCACTAAAGAACCAACAGATGGTATTCCAGCATATCCATCTACAGTAAATATTCAACCACATGAAGTAGAAGATGATTTCACGAAAACAACCGCAGCAGAACCATCAGAGGGTAGTTCAGCATATCCATCTACTGCATACAATCAGCCAGCTGTGGTAGATAACACTGATCAGTCTGGGTATATAAAACAGGATAACCAAGAAGGATCTACCACTACAGAACCAACAGATGGTATTCCAGCATATTCATCTACAATAGATATTCAACCACATGAAATAGAAGATGATTACACGAAAACAACTCCAACAGAACCATCAGACAGTAGTGCAACATATCCATTTATCATATACAATCAGCCAGCTGTAATAGATAGCAGTGACCAGACTGGAGATATAAAACAGGATGACCAAGAAGAAGCTACCACTACAGAACCATCAGAGGGTAGTTTACCATATCCATTTACTGCATACATTCAACCACCTGTAATAGATAGCAGTGGCCAAACTGGATACATAAAACAGGATGACCAAGAAGAATCTACCACTAAAGAACCATCAGAGGGTAGTTTAGCATATCCATCTACAGTAGATCATCAACTACCTGAAGTAAATGATGATTACAAGAGAACTACTGCAACGGAACCATCAGAGGGTAGTTTAGCATATCCATCTACTGAATACATTCAACCACCTGTAATAGATAGCAGTGGCCAAACTAAATACATAAAACAGGATGACCAAGAAGAATCTACCACTAAAGAACCAACAGATGGTATTCCAGGATATCCATCTACATTAGACATTCAACCACATGAAGTAGAAGATGATTTCACGAAAACAACTGCAGCAGAACCATCAGAGGGTAGTTCAGCATATCCATCTACTGCATACAAGCAGCCACCTGTGGTAGATAGCAGTGACCAGATTGGAGATATAAAACAGGATGACCAAGAAGAAGCTACCACTTCAGATCCACCAGATGGTATTTCAGCATATTCATCTACAGTAGATCATCAACTACCTGAAGTAAATGATGATTACAAGAGAACTACTGCAACAGAACCGACAGAGGGTAGTTTAGCATATCCATCTACTGCATACATTCAACCACCTGTAATAGATAGCAGTGGCCAAACTGGATACAAAAAACAGGATGACCAAGAAGAATCTACCACTAAAGAACCAACAGATGGTATTCCAGTATATCCATCTACAGTAGATATTCAACCACATGAAGTAGAAGATGATTTCACGAAAACAACTGCAGCAGAACCATCAGAGGGTAGTTCAGCATATCCATCTACTGCATACAAGCAGCCACCTGTGGTAGATAACACTGATCAGTCTGGATATATAAAACAGGATAACCAAGAAGGATCTACCACTACAGAACCAATAGATGGTATTCCAGCATATTCATCTACAATAGATATTCAACCACATGAAATAGAAGATGATTACACGAAAACAACTCCAACAGAACCATCAGACAGTAGTGCAACATATCCATTTATCATATACAATCAGCCAGCTGTAATAGATAGCAGTGACCAGACTGGAGATATAAAACAGGATGACCAAGAAGAAGCTACCACTACAGAACCATCAGAGGGTAGTTCAGCATATCCATCTACAGTAGATGATGAACCACGTGAAGTAGAAGATGATTACAAGAGGACAACTGCAACAGAACCATCAGACGATAGTTCAGCATATCCATTCACTGCGTACAATCAACCGccgatagataacactgatcagtCTGGATCTATACAACAGGATAACCAAGAAGAAGCTGCCACTACAGAACTATCAGATGCTAGTTCTACAGTAGATAATGAACCACATGAAGTAGATGATTACAAAGGAACTACTGCAACAGATGATTCTGGGAATGAATACTCTGAATATTCTGATGATTATGACAATATTGGTTATGGATGCCCATCACAT GATGACAAGTCAAAGGACAACTCAAAAAACAGGTCAAAGAATAAGTCAAAGGGCAACTCAAAGGATAAGTCAGAGGACAACCCAAAAGACAAAAAGTCAAAGAATAAGTCAAAGGACAACTCAAAAGATGACAAGTCAAAGGATAAGTCAAAGGACAACTCAAAGGACGACAAGTCAAAGGACAACTCAGAAGATGACAAGTCTCCAAAATAG